In Amycolatopsis jiangsuensis, the following proteins share a genomic window:
- a CDS encoding PadR family transcriptional regulator → MPQNALDNPLVLPMLGLLVESPRHQYALLRELRTRYAFLPVKTATVYTLVQTLARQGLVAVAEEDERPEVSLTEAGFADFRERVERQLSESDPNVGARFVIALAYVGVLPRERAVRLLRDRADALRADRRALAETIGKAGLAELQMVEAHFLESRLRHDAGWLTRLATRLEAGELD, encoded by the coding sequence GTGCCGCAGAACGCTTTGGACAATCCGCTCGTACTGCCGATGCTCGGGCTGCTCGTGGAGAGCCCGCGTCACCAGTACGCCCTGCTGCGCGAGTTGCGTACGCGGTACGCCTTCCTGCCGGTGAAGACCGCGACGGTCTACACGCTGGTGCAAACGCTTGCGCGGCAGGGGCTTGTCGCCGTTGCGGAGGAAGATGAGCGACCGGAAGTCAGCCTGACCGAGGCCGGGTTCGCCGACTTCCGCGAACGCGTGGAGCGGCAGCTGTCGGAGAGCGATCCGAACGTGGGCGCGCGGTTCGTGATCGCGCTCGCATACGTCGGCGTGCTGCCGCGGGAGCGGGCCGTGCGCCTGCTCCGCGACCGGGCGGACGCTCTGCGCGCCGACCGGCGGGCGCTGGCCGAGACGATCGGCAAAGCCGGGCTGGCGGAACTGCAGATGGTCGAGGCGCACTTCCTCGAGTCCCGCCTCCGGCACGACGCCGGCTGGCTCACCCGGCTGGCCACCCGGCTGGAGGCGGGTGAGCTGGACTGA
- a CDS encoding amino acid ABC transporter permease, translating to MAGAEPLPIVRLRHWGRWVAAVVIIALLVLLGFALAQAQIDWASVPDFVFYRVMALGLLNTVVLAVISQAIAIVLGILIALLRRSANPVARWFAAAYIWLFRGLPVLLQILIWYNLALIFPTLSIPLPFGGYLVHEQTNVLISAFTAALLGLALNESAYMAEIVRAGLNSVDSGQTEAAKSIGMTPGATLRRVVLPQAMRVIIPPTGNDFINMLKGTSMASVIGVTELIHAANNISSNNLLVMETLIAAAIWYMVVVTVAGVGQHYLERAFDAADRGPAARAGKALRGMPLVRSARV from the coding sequence ATGGCGGGAGCTGAACCGCTGCCGATCGTCCGGCTGCGGCACTGGGGGCGCTGGGTCGCCGCGGTGGTGATCATCGCCCTGCTCGTGCTGCTGGGCTTCGCGCTCGCGCAGGCGCAGATCGACTGGGCTTCGGTGCCGGACTTCGTGTTCTACCGCGTGATGGCGCTCGGGTTGCTCAACACGGTGGTGCTCGCGGTGATCTCGCAGGCCATCGCCATCGTGCTCGGTATCCTGATCGCACTGCTGCGACGCAGTGCCAACCCGGTCGCCCGGTGGTTCGCGGCGGCCTACATCTGGCTCTTCCGCGGCCTTCCGGTGCTGTTGCAGATCCTGATCTGGTACAACCTCGCGTTGATCTTCCCGACCCTCTCGATCCCGCTGCCCTTCGGCGGGTATCTGGTCCACGAGCAGACGAACGTGCTGATCAGCGCCTTCACCGCGGCGTTGCTGGGGCTGGCGCTCAACGAGAGCGCCTACATGGCCGAAATCGTGCGTGCCGGGCTGAACAGTGTCGACAGTGGACAGACGGAAGCGGCCAAGTCGATCGGCATGACGCCGGGTGCGACGCTGCGCCGCGTGGTGCTGCCGCAGGCCATGCGCGTGATCATTCCGCCGACCGGCAACGACTTCATCAACATGCTCAAGGGCACGTCGATGGCGTCGGTGATCGGGGTGACCGAGCTGATCCACGCGGCCAACAACATCTCGTCCAACAACCTGCTGGTGATGGAGACGCTGATCGCGGCGGCGATCTGGTACATGGTCGTGGTCACCGTCGCGGGGGTCGGCCAGCACTACCTGGAGCGGGCGTTCGACGCCGCGGACCGGGGCCCGGCCGCGCGGGCCGGGAAGGCGCTGCGCGGGATGCCGCTGGTGAGGAGTGCCCGTGTCTGA
- a CDS encoding amino acid ABC transporter ATP-binding protein produces the protein MSEPLLRAVGVRKSYGHTEVLKGIDLDVHKGQVVCLLGPSGAGKSTFLRCLNHLETIDGGQVWVDGEPIGFRLRGGKLYELREKDVARQRRDIGMVFQRFNLFAHRTVLENVVEGPVRVLGVEPGKARAEALELLERVGLAERGDAYPAQLSGGQQQRVAIARSLAMKPKLMLFDEPTSALDPELVGEVLEVMRTLAQEGMTMVVVTHEMAFAAEAADEVVFLADGAVVETGPPGKVLKEPEHERTRQFLARVLP, from the coding sequence GTGTCTGAGCCATTGCTGCGCGCGGTGGGCGTGCGCAAGAGTTACGGTCACACCGAGGTGCTCAAGGGCATCGACCTGGACGTCCACAAAGGACAGGTGGTGTGCCTGCTCGGTCCATCCGGCGCCGGGAAGAGCACGTTCCTGCGGTGCCTGAACCACCTCGAGACGATCGACGGTGGCCAGGTGTGGGTGGACGGCGAGCCGATCGGCTTCCGGCTGCGTGGCGGCAAGCTGTACGAGCTGCGGGAGAAGGACGTGGCCCGGCAGCGGCGGGACATCGGCATGGTGTTCCAGCGGTTCAACCTGTTCGCGCACCGCACGGTGCTGGAGAACGTGGTCGAAGGCCCGGTACGGGTCCTCGGCGTCGAACCGGGCAAGGCCCGGGCCGAAGCGCTGGAGCTGCTCGAACGGGTGGGGCTCGCCGAGCGCGGGGACGCCTATCCGGCGCAGCTGTCCGGCGGGCAGCAGCAGCGCGTGGCGATCGCCCGGTCGCTGGCCATGAAGCCGAAGTTGATGCTGTTCGACGAGCCGACCTCGGCGCTCGACCCGGAGCTGGTGGGTGAGGTCCTCGAGGTGATGCGGACGCTGGCTCAGGAGGGGATGACAATGGTGGTCGTGACTCACGAGATGGCCTTCGCGGCCGAAGCCGCGGACGAGGTGGTGTTCCTCGCCGACGGCGCGGTGGTCGAGACCGGACCGCCGGGCAAGGTGCTGAAGGAACCGGAGCACGAGCGCACCCGCCAATTCCTGGCGCGGGTCCTGCCGTGA
- a CDS encoding winged helix-turn-helix domain-containing protein yields the protein MTGPALPELDPVIHAQARLRVTVALAGLHRADQITFPRLQQLLDMTAGNLSTHLRKLEDAGYVEITKAYEHRTPVTLVRLTEPGRTAFEQYTEALHRLLDAGA from the coding sequence GTGACCGGTCCCGCGCTGCCCGAACTGGATCCGGTGATCCACGCACAGGCCCGGCTGCGGGTCACGGTCGCGCTCGCCGGGCTGCACCGGGCCGACCAGATCACCTTCCCTCGGCTGCAGCAGCTGCTCGACATGACCGCCGGGAACCTCTCCACGCACCTGCGCAAGCTCGAGGACGCCGGATACGTGGAGATCACCAAGGCCTACGAGCACCGCACCCCGGTCACTCTCGTGCGGCTCACCGAACCGGGCCGGACCGCGTTCGAGCAGTACACCGAGGCACTGCACCGGCTGCTGGACGCCGGGGCCTGA
- a CDS encoding aminotransferase class V-fold PLP-dependent enzyme, whose amino-acid sequence MTRISPRYLLQFDESAGYLDFARFGPPSHAVLDTTASLLDASTKAGPSTVDELMRQETRAKAAAARLSGSDTDHTVLLPHTSLGLFQAAFNSHGEVLVSAGEFPANTYPWARAEQAGRVRVRRLEGGYVTPERVAAALTPETSVVSVSAVDFRTGYRADLGALREVVGDRLLVVDGIQGFGVTEAPWEVADVLVAGGQKWLRAGWGTGFGVLSDRALERMDPILSGWTGARDPGLFDDEIHPADPTAASWSISNLSPITSGAFAAALELVEEAGVAAIAGRIGERVGELEDVLRSAGAEIVSATERRAGILAFSLPGHPAEQVGATLHAAGIAATVRPEHIRLSPHASTPATAADHLRSVLETLARPRKPLPAPAQAATGATHELLAALVPAVDGLAAMLGPGNEVLLHDLSRLPDSIVAIAGDLTGRTVGGPMTDLLLGLVRRGTTQDLTNYRTHGPDGRAIRSSTLFLRDAEGVAIGCLCVNSELPGAAPAETPVGDETFPPDVDSLQRFLVHRAIGKAGIPVELMKKRHKAAVVRELDEAGYFLIKDAVDHLAGHLDVTRYTIYNYLNEIRG is encoded by the coding sequence GTGACCCGGATTTCCCCCCGCTACCTGCTGCAGTTCGACGAGTCCGCCGGGTACCTGGACTTCGCCCGGTTCGGCCCGCCCTCGCACGCGGTGCTGGACACCACGGCGAGCCTGCTGGACGCGTCGACGAAAGCCGGTCCGTCCACAGTGGATGAGCTGATGCGGCAGGAAACCCGGGCCAAGGCGGCGGCCGCACGGCTGTCCGGCAGCGACACCGACCACACCGTCCTCCTGCCGCACACCAGTCTCGGGCTGTTCCAGGCGGCGTTCAACAGCCACGGCGAGGTGCTGGTCTCGGCCGGGGAGTTCCCGGCCAACACCTATCCGTGGGCGCGCGCGGAGCAGGCCGGGCGGGTGCGCGTGCGGCGGCTGGAAGGGGGATACGTCACCCCGGAGCGGGTGGCTGCCGCGCTCACGCCGGAGACCTCGGTGGTTTCGGTGAGTGCGGTGGACTTCCGCACGGGTTACCGTGCGGATCTCGGGGCGCTGCGCGAAGTCGTGGGCGACCGGCTGCTGGTCGTGGACGGAATCCAGGGCTTCGGCGTGACCGAGGCACCCTGGGAGGTCGCCGACGTGCTGGTGGCCGGCGGCCAGAAATGGCTGCGGGCGGGCTGGGGCACCGGCTTCGGCGTGCTGTCGGACCGGGCGCTGGAGCGGATGGACCCGATCCTGTCCGGCTGGACCGGCGCGCGGGACCCGGGGCTGTTCGACGACGAGATCCACCCGGCCGACCCGACCGCGGCGAGCTGGTCGATCTCCAACCTCAGCCCGATCACCTCCGGTGCGTTCGCCGCGGCACTCGAACTGGTCGAGGAGGCCGGGGTCGCCGCGATCGCGGGCCGGATCGGCGAACGTGTCGGGGAACTGGAGGACGTGCTGCGCTCGGCCGGCGCGGAGATCGTGTCGGCGACCGAGCGCAGGGCCGGCATTCTGGCTTTCAGCCTGCCCGGCCATCCGGCCGAGCAGGTGGGCGCGACACTGCACGCGGCCGGGATCGCGGCGACGGTCCGCCCCGAGCACATCCGGCTCTCCCCGCACGCGTCCACCCCGGCCACCGCCGCCGACCACCTGCGTTCGGTACTGGAAACGCTTGCCCGGCCACGGAAACCGCTGCCAGCACCGGCGCAGGCGGCCACCGGTGCCACGCACGAACTCCTGGCCGCGCTGGTCCCGGCGGTGGACGGACTGGCCGCGATGCTCGGTCCTGGCAACGAGGTGCTGCTGCACGACCTGTCACGGCTGCCCGACTCGATCGTCGCCATCGCCGGTGACCTCACCGGCCGCACGGTCGGCGGCCCGATGACGGACCTGCTGCTCGGCCTGGTCCGCCGGGGCACCACCCAGGACCTGACGAACTACCGCACGCACGGCCCCGACGGGCGCGCGATCCGGTCGTCCACCCTGTTCCTGCGGGACGCCGAAGGCGTGGCGATCGGCTGCCTGTGCGTGAACAGCGAGCTGCCCGGCGCCGCGCCGGCGGAGACGCCGGTGGGGGACGAGACGTTCCCGCCGGACGTCGACAGCCTGCAGCGGTTCCTCGTGCACCGCGCGATCGGCAAGGCGGGAATCCCGGTGGAGCTGATGAAGAAGCGCCACAAGGCGGCCGTGGTGCGGGAGCTGGACGAGGCGGGGTACTTCCTGATCAAAGACGCGGTGGACCACCTGGCCGGGCACCTGGACGTGACCCGCTACACGATCTACAACTACCTCAACGAGATCCGAGGCTGA
- a CDS encoding ABC transporter permease: MNRVYLRLEILRIFRSPQFAVFTIVVPLGMFLLFGSMFGDETGPDGVKTGVTTMINMAAYGSMSGALFTGTRVATDRTDGWQRQLRLTPMRGPGYLAVKIASAMAMALPVVLVVFAAGALRGAQLSAGQWLLTGLALWLGALPFAVLGLLLGLYGKGDTVGAMTGALMLPLGVFGGLWMPLAFLPQWMSTVAHFLPTYWLGRLAALPVGHGGGFALAAGVLAAWLVLPALVVVRRFRLDPGKVA, translated from the coding sequence ATGAACCGGGTCTACCTGCGCCTGGAAATCCTCCGGATCTTCCGCAGTCCGCAGTTCGCGGTGTTCACCATCGTCGTTCCGCTGGGGATGTTCCTGCTCTTCGGCAGCATGTTCGGCGACGAGACCGGGCCGGACGGGGTGAAGACCGGTGTCACGACCATGATCAACATGGCTGCGTACGGCTCGATGAGCGGCGCGCTGTTCACCGGCACGCGGGTGGCCACCGACCGCACCGACGGCTGGCAACGGCAGCTGCGTCTCACGCCGATGCGCGGACCGGGTTACCTGGCGGTGAAGATCGCGTCGGCGATGGCGATGGCGCTGCCGGTCGTCCTGGTGGTCTTCGCGGCCGGCGCGCTGCGTGGAGCACAGCTCAGCGCGGGGCAGTGGCTGCTCACCGGGCTCGCGCTGTGGCTGGGTGCGCTGCCGTTCGCGGTCCTCGGGCTGCTGCTCGGGCTGTACGGCAAGGGTGACACGGTGGGTGCGATGACGGGTGCGCTGATGCTGCCACTCGGCGTGTTCGGCGGGCTGTGGATGCCGCTGGCGTTCCTGCCGCAGTGGATGTCCACGGTCGCGCACTTCCTGCCGACGTACTGGCTCGGCCGGCTCGCCGCGCTGCCGGTCGGCCACGGCGGTGGGTTCGCGCTCGCGGCCGGGGTGCTGGCGGCCTGGCTGGTGCTGCCCGCCCTCGTGGTGGTGCGCCGGTTCCGGCTGGACCCAGGAAAGGTGGCCTGA
- a CDS encoding pyridoxamine 5'-phosphate oxidase family protein, which yields MDLDRGEDFRQFWTERRHASLTTVRPDGTPHVVAVGVTVDFDHGLARVITSGTSHKARLVRAAGEAGLAAAVCQFEGRVWSTLEGRLRLREGAEAVREAEERFARRYRPPRPNPRRVVLELTVTRVLGKL from the coding sequence GTGGACCTCGATCGCGGCGAAGACTTCCGGCAGTTCTGGACCGAACGCCGGCACGCGTCGCTCACCACCGTGCGCCCGGACGGCACCCCGCACGTGGTCGCGGTGGGCGTCACGGTGGACTTCGACCACGGACTCGCCCGGGTGATCACCTCGGGTACCTCACACAAGGCCCGCCTGGTCCGCGCCGCGGGCGAGGCCGGGCTGGCCGCCGCCGTCTGTCAGTTCGAGGGCCGCGTCTGGTCCACTTTGGAGGGCCGGCTGCGCCTGCGCGAAGGAGCCGAGGCGGTACGCGAGGCGGAGGAACGCTTCGCCCGCCGGTACCGCCCTCCCCGGCCGAACCCGCGGCGGGTGGTCCTGGAACTCACCGTGACCCGGGTGCTGGGCAAGCTCTGA
- a CDS encoding NAD(P)-binding domain-containing protein: protein MPIETTSPAVTVLGLGPMGRAMTRALLAAGYSVTVWNHTPNRAEGVVAAGARLAATPAEAVTAGDLVILSLTDYRAMTDILGGATESLAGRTLVNLSSRRNARSIDVGRNARRRVPRRWSDGSPADGRHGTVLRVLQRRPGRLRNLPGDARAPRRTTVPRERHRTFFSPHCPDSCMRPRWSVPRVSVRRSSCLKSCNCSVRFPA, encoded by the coding sequence ATGCCAATCGAAACCACAAGTCCCGCGGTCACCGTGCTCGGCCTCGGCCCCATGGGCCGGGCGATGACCCGGGCACTGCTGGCCGCCGGGTACTCGGTGACAGTGTGGAACCACACGCCGAACCGTGCCGAAGGGGTGGTCGCGGCCGGTGCCCGGCTCGCCGCGACGCCCGCCGAAGCGGTGACGGCCGGAGACCTGGTGATACTCAGCCTCACCGATTACCGCGCGATGACCGACATCCTCGGCGGTGCGACGGAATCTCTGGCCGGCCGTACCTTGGTCAATCTCAGCTCCCGACGTAACGCGCGAAGCATCGACGTGGGCCGAAACGCACGGCGCCGCGTTCCTCGCCGGTGGAGTGATGGTTCCCCCGCCGATGGTCGGCACGGAACAGTCCTACGTGTACTACAGCGGCGACCCGGCCGCTTACGAAACCTACCGGGCGACGCTCGCGCACCTCGGCGAACCACGGTTCCTCGGGAACGACACCGGACGTTCTTCTCACCACATTGTCCGGATTCCTGCATGCGTCCGCGCTGGTCGGTACCGCGGGTGTCAGTGCGGCGGAGTTCCTGCCTGAAGTCATGCAACTGTTCCGTGCGATTCCCGGCATGA
- a CDS encoding ABC transporter ATP-binding protein: MTEAFRLTGLVKRFGPVLAVDRVSVRVSRGEVVALLGPNGAGKSTTVDLLLGLTAPDEGDVRVFGGTPRAALDSGRMAAMVQNGFLLRELTPAELVGLHRSMFRKPLPVKEIYARSGIGEFAGRRCGKLSGGQLQRVRHAIALAGDPELLVLDEPTAALDVDARRAFWASMREFTGGGRTVLFATHYLAEAEDYADRVVLLRQGSVVADGPVGEIRADVTGRVLRAVVPGASEPALSALDGVATARVQGDRAELACTDSDRTIRALLREFPGASGIEIAAAGLEEAFLALTAAPDAGTRLQEVRR; the protein is encoded by the coding sequence ATGACGGAGGCGTTCAGGCTGACCGGCCTGGTCAAGCGGTTCGGGCCGGTACTGGCGGTGGACCGGGTTTCGGTGCGGGTTTCGCGCGGGGAGGTGGTGGCCTTGCTCGGCCCGAACGGGGCGGGCAAGTCGACCACCGTGGATCTGCTGCTCGGGCTCACCGCGCCGGACGAGGGGGACGTGCGGGTGTTCGGCGGTACGCCGCGGGCGGCGCTCGACTCCGGGCGGATGGCGGCGATGGTGCAGAACGGCTTCCTGCTGCGGGAGCTCACGCCGGCCGAGCTCGTGGGGCTGCATCGGTCGATGTTCCGGAAACCGTTGCCGGTCAAGGAAATTTACGCGCGTTCGGGGATCGGGGAGTTCGCCGGGCGGCGGTGTGGCAAGTTGTCCGGCGGGCAGCTGCAGCGGGTCCGGCACGCGATCGCGCTCGCCGGCGACCCGGAGCTTCTCGTGCTGGACGAGCCGACTGCGGCGCTGGACGTCGACGCGCGCCGTGCGTTCTGGGCTTCGATGCGCGAGTTCACCGGTGGCGGACGCACCGTGCTGTTCGCCACGCACTACCTCGCCGAGGCCGAGGACTACGCCGACCGCGTGGTGCTGCTGCGCCAGGGGAGCGTCGTGGCGGACGGGCCGGTGGGGGAGATCCGCGCGGACGTCACCGGTCGCGTGTTGCGTGCCGTCGTGCCTGGGGCGAGCGAGCCGGCGCTGAGTGCGCTGGACGGGGTCGCCACGGCTCGGGTGCAGGGGGACCGTGCCGAGCTGGCCTGCACCGACTCCGACCGCACCATCCGTGCGTTGCTTCGCGAGTTCCCCGGGGCGAGCGGCATCGAGATCGCCGCCGCCGGGCTGGAGGAGGCGTTCCTCGCGCTGACCGCCGCGCCGGACGCCGGGACGCGGCTGCAGGAGGTGCGCCGATGA
- a CDS encoding IS701 family transposase — MFDELMGRIAGRFGRVEPRRGAEKLLLGLMSELPRKNCWTIAEYVGDPSPDRLQHVLARAVWDADAVRDDLRDYVVEHLGETDAVLIVDETGDVKKGSHTVGTQRQYTGTAGRIENSQVAVYLTYATTAGHAFVDRALYLPKSWTSDPERCHAAGIDENIAFATKPALATEMIARTLDAGITASWVTGDEVYGADPHLRTELEHRGAGYVLAIGRDRRVATGVGTFRPDDLAGRLPKHVWQRFSAGAGAKGHRYYDWALIDIDPDTTPAGHRWLLIRRNRRTKELAFYRCFAATATALPVLVRVAGTRWRVEESFQTSKGLTGLDQHQVRRWTSWHRWTILAMLAHAFLTIVAATERTRQATSTDWISLTCNEVQHLFATLAITPITDIAHRLRCSIWRRQHQYRARQAHYQRQATREP; from the coding sequence ATGTTCGATGAGCTCATGGGGCGGATCGCGGGCCGGTTCGGGCGGGTCGAACCGCGTCGTGGGGCGGAGAAGTTGTTGCTGGGGTTGATGTCTGAGTTGCCGCGGAAGAATTGCTGGACCATCGCCGAGTATGTCGGGGACCCGAGCCCGGACAGGTTGCAGCATGTGCTGGCGCGGGCGGTGTGGGACGCCGACGCGGTACGCGACGACCTGCGTGACTACGTGGTCGAGCACCTCGGTGAGACTGACGCGGTCCTGATCGTGGACGAGACCGGGGATGTGAAGAAAGGCAGCCACACGGTCGGGACGCAGCGCCAGTACACGGGCACTGCTGGGCGGATCGAGAACTCCCAGGTCGCGGTCTATCTGACCTACGCCACCACCGCGGGACACGCCTTCGTGGACCGGGCCCTGTATCTGCCGAAGTCCTGGACCAGCGACCCCGAACGCTGCCACGCGGCCGGAATCGACGAGAACATCGCGTTCGCGACCAAACCGGCGCTGGCCACCGAGATGATCGCCCGCACCCTCGACGCCGGAATCACGGCGTCCTGGGTGACCGGCGACGAAGTGTATGGCGCCGACCCGCACCTGCGCACGGAACTGGAACACCGTGGTGCCGGCTACGTGCTGGCCATCGGACGCGACCGCCGCGTCGCGACCGGAGTCGGCACCTTCCGCCCCGACGACCTCGCGGGACGGCTGCCGAAACACGTGTGGCAACGCTTCTCCGCCGGTGCGGGCGCGAAAGGACACCGCTACTACGACTGGGCCCTGATCGACATCGACCCTGACACCACACCGGCGGGACACCGGTGGCTGCTGATCCGGCGCAACCGCCGCACGAAAGAACTCGCGTTCTACCGCTGCTTCGCAGCCACTGCCACCGCGCTGCCCGTTCTGGTGCGGGTGGCCGGAACCCGATGGCGCGTCGAGGAATCCTTCCAAACCAGCAAAGGACTCACCGGACTTGACCAGCACCAAGTCCGCCGCTGGACCTCCTGGCACCGCTGGACCATCCTGGCGATGCTCGCCCACGCCTTCCTCACCATCGTTGCCGCCACCGAGCGCACCCGGCAAGCGACCTCGACCGACTGGATTTCCTTGACCTGCAACGAAGTCCAGCACCTATTCGCCACACTCGCCATCACACCGATCACCGACATCGCGCACCGACTACGCTGCTCGATCTGGCGCAGACAACACCAATACCGAGCACGGCAGGCCCACTACCAGCGACAAGCCACCCGAGAACCATGA
- a CDS encoding macrolide family glycosyltransferase: MPRHIVMVGCSAPSHVYPSLGLIRELVRRGNRVSYVVGEPLAELVAGTGADVVTHPTIFPFGPASEWPEDPGTAMRVFLDEAITIHPQLTARFDGDRPDLVLYDIGGLGATLLGHRYGVPAVQLSPTLVAWDGYEQDMAETLQAIRSSPSGMDYNRANTAWLRENGIDADGWDWLGHPAHIVSLIPRAMQPNAERVPANVRFAGPCLDPQRLAETWTPPADGKPVLLVSFGTAYTDQLDVYRACTAAFADGRWHVVLTIGKHVSPQDLGPLPEFFEVHERVPQLAVLEAASAFITHAGMGSCTESLWYGVPTVAVPQAVDQFGNAAKLEELGVGKHLPAEQLTAETLRAAVDEVAGSPAVAERLTALRKEVRAHGGIDAAADAVEDFLA, translated from the coding sequence ATGCCCAGACACATCGTCATGGTCGGGTGCAGTGCGCCCAGCCACGTCTACCCCTCGCTCGGGCTCATCCGCGAGCTCGTGCGGCGCGGGAACCGGGTCAGCTACGTCGTCGGTGAGCCGCTGGCGGAACTGGTCGCGGGGACCGGGGCGGACGTCGTCACGCATCCGACGATCTTCCCGTTCGGGCCGGCCTCGGAGTGGCCGGAAGACCCGGGCACGGCCATGCGCGTGTTCCTCGACGAGGCGATCACCATCCACCCGCAGCTCACCGCGCGGTTCGACGGTGACCGGCCGGACCTGGTGCTCTACGACATCGGCGGCCTCGGCGCGACGCTGCTCGGCCACCGGTACGGCGTGCCCGCGGTCCAGCTCTCCCCCACGCTCGTCGCCTGGGACGGTTACGAGCAGGACATGGCCGAGACGCTGCAGGCGATCCGCAGTTCACCGTCCGGAATGGACTACAACAGGGCGAACACCGCGTGGCTGCGGGAAAACGGCATCGATGCGGACGGCTGGGACTGGCTCGGCCATCCGGCGCACATCGTGTCGCTGATCCCGCGCGCGATGCAGCCGAACGCCGAGCGCGTACCGGCGAACGTCCGGTTCGCCGGTCCTTGCCTCGACCCGCAGCGGCTCGCCGAAACCTGGACGCCACCGGCGGACGGGAAACCAGTGCTCCTGGTGTCGTTCGGCACCGCCTACACCGACCAGCTCGACGTCTACCGCGCGTGCACCGCGGCGTTCGCGGACGGACGCTGGCACGTCGTGCTGACCATCGGTAAGCACGTGTCACCCCAGGATCTCGGCCCGCTTCCGGAGTTCTTCGAGGTGCACGAGCGGGTGCCGCAGCTGGCCGTGCTCGAGGCCGCTTCGGCGTTCATCACACACGCCGGGATGGGCAGCTGCACGGAATCGCTGTGGTACGGCGTACCCACGGTCGCCGTCCCCCAGGCGGTCGATCAGTTCGGCAACGCGGCGAAGCTCGAGGAGCTCGGCGTCGGCAAGCACCTGCCCGCGGAGCAGCTGACCGCGGAAACCCTGCGGGCAGCGGTCGACGAAGTAGCCGGCTCACCGGCGGTCGCCGAGCGGCTGACCGCGCTGCGCAAGGAAGTCCGCGCACACGGCGGCATCGACGCGGCCGCCGACGCCGTCGAGGACTTCCTGGCGTGA
- a CDS encoding imine reductase family protein gives MSGFLHASALVGTAGVSAAEFLPEVMQLFRAIPGMIAADGVVEFLPRAVREHYRRAIADGHGADGWTRIIDGIRAPRR, from the coding sequence TTGTCCGGATTCCTGCATGCGTCCGCGCTGGTCGGTACCGCGGGTGTCAGTGCGGCGGAGTTCCTGCCTGAAGTCATGCAACTGTTCCGTGCGATTCCCGGCATGATCGCCGCGGACGGAGTCGTCGAGTTCTTGCCGCGTGCCGTCCGGGAGCACTACCGGCGAGCCATCGCCGATGGTCATGGTGCGGACGGATGGACCCGGATCATCGACGGCATCCGGGCCCCTCGGAGGTGA
- a CDS encoding ABC transporter substrate-binding protein: MSSPLRARTWQAALLGGLLTLVTAACGGGPDGAGGGQQSADSGAIPDNQALLTAIKADARLTAALPAKVARAKTLHVASNIQSAPNNFYSADGKTPIGYEVDLAKAVGAKLGVTVTHQDLAFGSLITSLQSGRVDLTMAAMNDTAERQRQIDFVDYFSSGITIMVRKGNPDAVTGPDTLCGKKVAVVQGTSHQKFAAAQSTKCTQAGKPAVTVTATDSDTQNQNQLRTGRVAAILNDLPSAVYISRTAGEGKFFEVVPGQPIEGGPYGIGFAKDNTKLRDAVKQALQGLIDDGTYGKILQSWGVEQGALKEAAVNGGS; this comes from the coding sequence ATGTCGTCGCCGCTTCGTGCCCGTACCTGGCAGGCCGCCCTGCTGGGTGGGCTGCTCACGCTGGTCACCGCCGCCTGTGGAGGCGGCCCGGACGGGGCCGGCGGCGGACAGCAGTCCGCCGATTCCGGCGCCATCCCGGACAACCAGGCGCTGCTCACCGCGATCAAGGCGGACGCGCGGCTCACCGCCGCGCTGCCGGCGAAGGTCGCCCGGGCGAAGACGCTGCACGTGGCCTCCAACATCCAGTCCGCGCCGAACAACTTCTACTCGGCCGACGGCAAGACCCCGATCGGCTACGAGGTCGACCTGGCCAAGGCGGTCGGAGCGAAGCTCGGCGTCACGGTCACGCACCAGGATCTCGCGTTCGGCTCGCTGATCACGAGCCTGCAGTCCGGCCGGGTCGATCTCACCATGGCCGCGATGAACGACACCGCGGAGCGTCAGCGGCAGATCGACTTCGTCGACTACTTCTCCTCCGGCATCACGATCATGGTCCGCAAGGGCAATCCGGACGCCGTCACCGGGCCGGACACGTTGTGCGGCAAGAAGGTCGCGGTGGTGCAGGGCACCAGCCACCAGAAGTTCGCCGCCGCGCAGAGCACGAAGTGCACCCAGGCGGGCAAGCCGGCGGTGACCGTCACGGCCACCGACAGCGACACGCAGAACCAGAACCAGCTGCGCACCGGGCGGGTTGCGGCGATCCTCAACGACTTGCCCAGCGCGGTCTACATCTCGCGTACCGCGGGCGAGGGCAAGTTCTTCGAGGTCGTTCCGGGGCAGCCGATCGAGGGCGGTCCGTACGGCATCGGGTTCGCCAAGGACAACACCAAGCTGCGGGACGCGGTGAAGCAGGCCCTGCAGGGGCTGATCGACGACGGCACATACGGCAAGATCCTCCAGTCCTGGGGCGTCGAGCAGGGTGCGCTGAAGGAGGCGGCGGTCAATGGCGGGAGCTGA